A stretch of Brassica rapa cultivar Chiifu-401-42 chromosome A08, CAAS_Brap_v3.01, whole genome shotgun sequence DNA encodes these proteins:
- the LOC103832994 gene encoding cytochrome P450 705A12, which translates to MVDEFQNCFIFILLCFFTVFCYSVLFCRKTKLEVDFPPSPPSLPVIGHLHLLLSAVSHKAFQNISSKYGPLLYLRLFSFPIVLASSASVAYELFRTHDVNVSSRMPPITIESLIFGSSGFASAPFGDYAKFMKKLLATRLFRTQAIENLRGVRAEELERFYLNLYDKAAKKESVEIGEETMKFTNNMICRMCMGRSCSVENGGIERVRELIIKCFAMSKKLFLANTCLTWLEKLGISPFKKEIMDVSHGFDELLERILVEHEERPEQDQDMDMMDLLLEASREENAEYKITRKQIKSLFVEIFMAGIDTAAQATQWTMAEIINNPKILERLRGEIDLVVGKARLIQETDIPNLPYLQAVVKEGLRLHPPGPFLVRRFQESCKIKEFYVPGQTTLLVNVYAIMRDPDLWEDPDEFKPERFLSSRSSEQEEEIKGQAFKYIPFGAGRRGCPAGNLGPIFVRIAVGMMVQCFDWRINGHGEISMEEVIAGISLTMAHPLKCTPVSRLSSFSL; encoded by the exons ATGGTCGATGAGTTTCAAAACTGCTTCATCTTTATTCTGCTCTGCTTCTTCACAGTTTTCTGTTACTCTGTCTTGTTCTGCAGGAAGACAAAACTTGAGGTTGATTTTCCTCCGAGCCCTCCCTCTCTACCTGTCATCGGCCATCTCCACCTTCTTCTCTCTGCAGTATCCCACAAGGCTTTTCAAAATATCTCCAGCAAATATGGACCTCTTTTGTATCTCCGACTTTTCAGTTTTCCCATAGTTCTTGCCTCATCTGCCTCAGTAGCCTACGAGTTATTCAGGACGCATGATGTAAACGTCTCGTCTCGCATGCCTCCTATCACGATCGAGTCTCTCATCTTTGGATCTTCCGGTTTCGCCTCTGCTCCTTTTGGAGATTAcgccaagttcatgaagaagCTTCTAGCCACGAGGCTTTTTCGAACACAGGCAATCGAGAACCTACGAGGTGTCCGTGCAGAGGAGCTAGAGCGATTTTATTTGAATCTGTACGATAAGGCGGCGAAGAAAGAGAGCGTTGAGATTGGTGAGGAAACGATGAAGTTTACTAACAACATGATCTGCAGGATGTGCATGGGGAGGAGCTGTTCCGTGGAGAATGGTGGGATAGAGAGAGTCAGGGAACTGATTATCAAGTGTTTTGCCATGTCCAAGAAGCTTTTCCTTGCAAACACATGTCTTACTTGGCTCGAGAAGCTTGGAATCTCACCATTTAAGAAGGAGATAATGGATGTTTCTCACGGgtttgatgagttgttggagaGGATTCTTGTGGAGCATGAAGAGAGACCGGAGCAGGATCAAGATATGGACATGATGGATTTGTTGTTGGAAGCTTCTCGAGAGGAAAACGCAGAGTATAAGATCACTAGGAAGCAGATCAAGTCATTGTTCGTG GAGATTTTTATGGCAGGCATAGACACTGCAGCACAGGCAACGCAGTGGACAATGGCAGAGATCATTAACAACCCAAAAATTCTTGAGAGATTAAGAGGGGAAATTGATTTGGTTGTAGGAAAAGCAAGATTGATTCAAGAAACGGATATACCTAACCTCCCCTATTTGCAAGCAGTGGTAAAAGAAGGGCTAAGATTGCACCCACCCGGACCGTTTCTGGTTAGAAGGTTCCAAGAAAGTTGTAAGATCAAAGAGTTTTATGTACCGGGGCAAACAACCCTTCTTGTTAATGTTTATGCTATCATGAGAGATCCTGATTTGTGGGAAGATCCTGATGAGTTTAAGCCAGAGAGATTTTTATCTTCAAGATCATCAGAACAAGAGGAGGAGATAAAAGGGCAAGCATTCAAGTACATTCCTTTTGGAGCCGGAAGAAGAGGATGTCCTGCAGGAAATCTCGGTCCTATCTTTGTACGAATTGCAGTTGGAATGATGGTGCAGTGCTTTGACTGGAGAATCAATGGACATGGTGAGATTAGCATGGAAGAGGTTATTGCAGGAATAAGTCTTACCATGGCTCATCCGCTTAAGTGCACTCCAGTTTCTCGACTCAGCTCGTTTAGCCTTTGA
- the LOC117127380 gene encoding uncharacterized mitochondrial protein AtMg00310-like codes for MGLPEHFGRRNKDLLSSIVDKIQQWALSWSSRQLSTAGKLTLLQSVLSAIPTFPMTCFQLPVSLCKKIQYVLTRFWWDSMDGKKMCWVSWEKLTKPKSAGGLGFKDIQRFNTTLLAKIPWIMLTNPDCLLARVMLGKYCQNDNILRVKPSTSISHGWRGILAGRDLLVEHLGKLIGDGTTIKVWG; via the coding sequence ATGGGTCTTCCAGAGCATTTTGGCCGTCGCAATAAGGATCTCCTTTCATCCATTGTGGATAAGATCCAGCAATGGGCCCTCTCCTGGTCTTCCAGACAATTGTCTACTGCAGGGAAGCTAACGCTCCTCCAATCAGTCCTCTCGGCAATCCCAACTTTCCCTATGACCTGCTTCCAATTGCCAGTCAGCTTATGCAAAAAGATACAATACGTTTTGACTCGATTCTGGTGGGATTCAATGGATGGAAAAAAAATGTGTTGGGTGTCTTGGGAAAAGCTAACTAAGCCAAAAAGTGCAGGAGGATTGGGGTTTAAAGACATCCAACGTTTCAACACTACTCTACTAGCTAAGATACCATGGATAATGTTAACTAACCCCGATTGTTTGTTGGCGAGAGTCATGCTAGGAAAGTATTGCCAAAATGATAATATCCTCCGCGTGAAACCCTCAACATCGATATCTCACGGTTGGAGAGGAATTCTAGCAGGAAGAGACTTGCTTGTTGAACACTTGGGGAAGTTAATTGGAGATGGAACGACCATAAAGGTGTGGGGGTGA
- the LOC117127315 gene encoding uncharacterized protein LOC117127315 has protein sequence MASSSHNTFEQDDESFDQYFNQYIDDYFDQTLENLANNNGDQEVERRTRKKRVHIERNREEGDKRLWNDYFSENPTYPENLFRRRFRMNKPLFLRIVDRLSNEVEYFREKKDALGRRSLSALQKCTAAIRVLAYGSATDAVDEYLRLGSTTARLCVEHFVEGIINLFGAEYLRRPTPADLQRLLYIGEQRGFPGMVGSIDCMHWEWKNCPTAWKGQYSRGSAKPTIVLEAVASYDLWIWHAFFGPPGTLNDINVLDRSPVFDDIINGQAPQVTFSVNGNEYRLAYYLTDGIYPKWATFVQSISLPQGPKAALFAQHQEGVRKDVERAFGVLQARFGIIKNPARIWDKAKIGKIMRACIILHNMIVEDERNGYRHFDVSEFEQGEDNGGSHVDLTYSTDTPSNIANMMGVRTTIRDKQRHRQLKADLVEHIWRKFGHNEDNN, from the coding sequence atggcttcttcttctcataATACTTTCGAACAAGATGATGAAAGTtttgatcaatattttaatcaatatattgATGACTATTTTGATCAAACACTCGAGAATTTAGCCAATAATAATGGTGATCAAGAAGTggaaagaagaacaagaaaaaaacgAGTTCATATAGAAAGAAACCGGGAAGAAGGCGATAAACGTTTATGGAATGATTATTTCAGTGAAAATCCAACATATCCTGAAAATCTATTCCGACGACGATTTAgaatgaacaagccattgttcCTGCGTATTGTTGATCGACTCTCTAATGAAGTTGAATACTTTCGAGAAAAGAAAGATGCTCTCGGAAGGCGTAGTCTCTCTGCACTTCAAAAGTGTACAGCAGCCATTCGTGTCTTGGCGTATGGTTCTGCGACTGACGCTGTTGACGAATACCTCCGACTCGGTTCAACTACTGCTCGGTTATGTGTGGAACATTTTGTCGAAGGAATAATAAATCTATTCGGCGCTGAGTACCTACGAAGACCAACACCGGCTGATCTTCAACGTCTACTTTATATTGGTGAGCAACGTGGATTTCCGGGGATGGTaggaagcatcgattgtatgcattgggagtggaagaattgtcccaccgcttggaaagggcaATATTCACGTGGTTCGGCTAAACCCACAATCGTATTAGAGGCGGTTGCTTCGTACGATCTATGGATATGGCATGCGTTTTTTGGACCTCCAGGTACTTTaaacgatatcaatgttcttgatcgctcaccagtttttgatgacataataAACGGTCAAGCTCCGCAAGTTACTTTCTCTGTCAATGGAAACGAGTATCGTTTGGCTTACTATCTCACCGATGGTATTTATCCGAAATGGGCAACTTTTGTCCAATCTATTTCACTACCACAAGGTCCGAAAGCGGCTTTATTTGCTCAACATCAAGAAGGTGTCCGAAAAGATGTTGAGCGTGCTTTTGGAGTCTTGCAAGCTCGATTTGGGATTATTAAAAATCCAGCACGTATTTGGGATAAAGCCAAAATCgggaagattatgagagcatgtatcatactccataatatgatagtTGAAGATGAACGAAATGGATACCGTCATTTTGATGTTTCAGAGTTCGAACAAGGAGAAGACAACGGAGGTTCACATGTGGATCTCACGTATTCTACTGACACGCCTTCAAATATTGCCAATATGATGGGTGTTCGAACTACTATTCGTGATAAACAAAGACATCGACAACTGAAGGctgatttggttgaacatatATGGCGTAAATTTGGACATAATGAAGACAACAACTGA
- the LOC103832992 gene encoding protein C2-DOMAIN ABA-RELATED 5, producing MKPSMMESLLGLLRIRVKRGVNLAVRDLNSSDPYVVVKMGKQKLKTRVIYNDVNPEWNEDLTLSVTDPSLKVLLTVYDHDTFTKDDKMGDAEFEIKPYINALTMHLQDLPCGTIVTTVQPSRDNCLAEGSRIIWSDGKLVQDIVLRLKHVECGEVEVQLKWIDLPGSKGL from the exons ATGAAGCCTTCTATGATGGAAAGTCTATTAGGTCTTCTTCGTATTCGTGTCAAGCGCGGTGTCAATCTCGCCGTCCGTGATCTCAACAGTAGCGATCCTTACGTCGTCGTCAAAATGGGTAAACAG AAATTGAAGACTCGAGTTATATACAATGACGTGAATCCTGAGTGGAACGAAGATCTGACTCTCTCAGTAACTGATCCCAGTCTCAAAGTTCTCTTG ACTGTGTATGATCACGATACATTCACCAAAGACGACAAAATGGGAGATGCAGAATTCGAGATTAAGCCGTACATTAATGCATTGACTATGCACTTGCAAGATCTCCCATGTGGGACCATCGTGACCACAGTTCAGCCTAGCCGAGACAATTGCTTAGCCGAGGGTTCTCGGATCATCTGGTCTGATGGTAAGCTCGTTCAGGATATAGTCCTTAGATTGAAACATGTTGAGTGCGGTGAAGTTGAGGTTCAACTTAAATGGATTGATCTTCCTGGCTCCAAGGGTCTatga